From Melospiza melodia melodia isolate bMelMel2 chromosome 19, bMelMel2.pri, whole genome shotgun sequence, one genomic window encodes:
- the OGFR gene encoding opioid growth factor receptor isoform X3, producing MCLFFRFLVFLKATPDGDNCKSKDHFFTPDQSSNSSLLSWRSFQCSGRRNWTAARDLQRYRNHYPDLKEPENEEDEEMWNLSFYKNEIAFVPHGVHIEILLSSWGDKYETLEENHSYIQWLFPLREHGMNWRARPLTCQEIQAFRKSKEVMDRFLRAYKLMLGFYGINLVNEETGELKRAENWRERFENLNRFSHNNLRITRILKCLGEMGYEDYQVHLVKFFLTETLVEETLPNVKRSALDYFLFTVRSKEKRRELIHYAWQHFKPQSSFVWGPRDKLQKYRPRSARAQLHQRPEDEQDTQCQKCDPVEKDQSQCSEVEQKAADAAELQPAMSDERVKEKISKCVLKAGDDEEEKEASFGQLEEEDLKNEAEEGQGSAENDCTKESKKRKLNAGLAGAKGDGSLKNSADIENISHNLGECAIDAEIPCSEPGSQAEEDQEALKEDDSSTKEPAAPEAADAAVKRRKVDKKTSRGKQVSLAINLSMGPSASAAKANPAAANGEAGKGGVSEENAAVSEKEGGGDADGGAVRAPAASRPPRTGCTAPVKDGCKSSGDQNSAGGDQHHCNSKLMGGKSELGGVGQQEKVEKAGEKGQAEDKEKKQAPESHEQSITPTCPEENSAKVPPEKGEGSENGAEPGGEQGAAE from the exons ATGTGTTTGTTCTTCAGGTTCCTTGTTTTCCTTAAAGCAACTCCGGATGGTGACAACTGTAAAAGCAAAGATCATTTTTTCACTCCA GATCAAAGCTCAAATTCCTCACTGCTGTCTTGGAGGAGTTTTCAG TGCAGCGGGAGGCGCAACTGGACAGCGGCGCGAGACCTGCAGAGATACAGAAACCATTACCCA GATTTGAAAGAACCAGAgaatgaggaggatgaagagatGTGGAACTTAAGCTTTTACAAAAATGAGATTGCTTTTGTGCCCCACG gTGTGCATATTGAAATTCTGCTCTCATCTTGGGGGGACAAGTATGAAACACTGGAAGAAAACCATTCCTACATACAGTG GCTGTTCCCTTTACGTGAGCATGGGATGAACTGGCGTGCCAGGCCACTCACCTGTCAAGAAATCCAG GCCTTTAGGAAGTCCAAGGAAGTCATGGACAGGTTTTTACGTGCTTACAAGCTCATGCTGGGATTTTATGGAATCAACCTGGTCAATGAAGAAACTGGAGAACTTAAGAGGGCAGAGAATTGGCGTGAACGATTTGAAAACTTGAACAG GTTCAGCCACAACAATTTGAGGATTACTCGCATCCTGAAGTGCCTGGGGGAGATGGGATATGAAGACTATCAAGTGCACTTGGTGAAGTTTTTCCTCACAGAAACTCTTGTGGAGGAGACATTACCAAATGTCAAGAGAAGTGCCTTGGATTACTTCCTGTTCACTGTCAGGAGCAAAGAAAAGAGGAGGGAACTCATCCACTACGCTTGGCAACACTTCAAACCTCAGAGCAGCTTCGTGTGGGGGCCTCGTGACAAACTCCAAAAGTACCGACCCCGctctgccagggcccagctgcaCCAAAGGCCTGAGGATGAGCAGGACACTCAGTGTCAGAAATGTGATCCTGTGGAGAAGGATCAGAGCCAGTGCTCAGAGGTGGAACAGAAAGCTGCAGATGCTGCAGAGTTGCAGCCTGCAATGAGTGATGAACGTGTAAAGGAGAAGATAAGCAAATGTGTTTTGAAGGCAGgagatgatgaagaagagaaagaagctTCATTTGGCCAGCTGGAGGAAGAGGATTTAAAAAATGAAGCTGAAGAAGGGCAGGGTTCTGCAGAGAATGATTGCACAAAGGAGAGCAAGAAGAGAAAACTGAATGCAGGTTTGGCAGGTGCTAAAGGCGACGGATCATTGAAAAACTCTGCTGATATTGAAAACATTTCCCATAATCTGGGAGAGTGTGCAATTGATGCAGAGATCCCCTGCTCAGAGCCAGGCTCCCAGGCTGAGGAGGATCAGGAGGCTCTGAAGGAAGATGATTCAAGCACCAAAGAGCCGGCGGCGCCGGAGGCCGCGGACGCGGCTGTGAAACGCAGGAAGGTTGATAAAAAAACATCCAGAGGCAAACAAGTGAGCTTGGCCATAAACCTGAGCATGGGGccctcagcctctgctgccaAGGCAAATCCAGCTGCTGCTAACGGTGAGGCTGGAAAAGGAGGTGTCAGTGAGGAAAATGCAGCTGTGAGTGAGAAGGAGGGTGGTGGTGatgcagatggtggggctgtgagaGCCCCAGCTGCTTCCAGGCCCCCCAGGACTGGCTGCACTGCTCCAGTCAAGGATGGCTGCAAGTCCAGTGGAGATCAAAACTCAGCAGGGGGTGATCAGCACCACTGCAACAGCAAACTCATGGGGGGGAAAAGTGAGCTAGGTGGGGTTGGACAGCAGGAAAAGGTGGAAAAGGCGGGTGAAAAAGGGCAAGCAGAAGACAAAGAGAAGAAGCAAGCTCCAGAGAGTCATGAGCAGAGCATAACACCCACTTGTCCTGAAGAAAACAGTGCTAAGGTCCCACCAGAAAAAGGTGAGGGCTCTGAGaatggagcagagcctggtggagagcagggagcagcagagtga
- the OGFR gene encoding opioid growth factor receptor isoform X1 produces the protein MAAWFALRAEEDEAEDEANLWKYDSTWEGEEEDEEDGEEEDGGGGEAEGAAAEEPEDAGEPAGQGRACGRWHGQLGWFSLWLKQIKSFFGIEDQSSNSSLLSWRSFQCSGRRNWTAARDLQRYRNHYPDLKEPENEEDEEMWNLSFYKNEIAFVPHGVHIEILLSSWGDKYETLEENHSYIQWLFPLREHGMNWRARPLTCQEIQAFRKSKEVMDRFLRAYKLMLGFYGINLVNEETGELKRAENWRERFENLNRFSHNNLRITRILKCLGEMGYEDYQVHLVKFFLTETLVEETLPNVKRSALDYFLFTVRSKEKRRELIHYAWQHFKPQSSFVWGPRDKLQKYRPRSARAQLHQRPEDEQDTQCQKCDPVEKDQSQCSEVEQKAADAAELQPAMSDERVKEKISKCVLKAGDDEEEKEASFGQLEEEDLKNEAEEGQGSAENDCTKESKKRKLNAGLAGAKGDGSLKNSADIENISHNLGECAIDAEIPCSEPGSQAEEDQEALKEDDSSTKEPAAPEAADAAVKRRKVDKKTSRGKQVSLAINLSMGPSASAAKANPAAANGEAGKGGVSEENAAVSEKEGGGDADGGAVRAPAASRPPRTGCTAPVKDGCKSSGDQNSAGGDQHHCNSKLMGGKSELGGVGQQEKVEKAGEKGQAEDKEKKQAPESHEQSITPTCPEENSAKVPPEKGEGSENGAEPGGEQGAAE, from the exons ATGGCGGCCTGGTTCGCGCTCAGGGCGGAGGAGGACGAGGCGGAAGACGAGGCGAACCTCTGGAAGTACGACTCCACctgggagggggaggaggaggatgaggaggacggcGAGGAGGAGGATGGCGGCGGAGGCGAGGCGGAGGGAGCGGCGGCGGAGGAGCCGGAGGATGCGGGGGAGCCtgcggggcagggccgggcgtGCGGCAGGTGGCACGGCCAG CTTGGATGGTTTTCTTTATGGCTGAAGCAGATAAAGTCTTTCTTTGGTATTGAG GATCAAAGCTCAAATTCCTCACTGCTGTCTTGGAGGAGTTTTCAG TGCAGCGGGAGGCGCAACTGGACAGCGGCGCGAGACCTGCAGAGATACAGAAACCATTACCCA GATTTGAAAGAACCAGAgaatgaggaggatgaagagatGTGGAACTTAAGCTTTTACAAAAATGAGATTGCTTTTGTGCCCCACG gTGTGCATATTGAAATTCTGCTCTCATCTTGGGGGGACAAGTATGAAACACTGGAAGAAAACCATTCCTACATACAGTG GCTGTTCCCTTTACGTGAGCATGGGATGAACTGGCGTGCCAGGCCACTCACCTGTCAAGAAATCCAG GCCTTTAGGAAGTCCAAGGAAGTCATGGACAGGTTTTTACGTGCTTACAAGCTCATGCTGGGATTTTATGGAATCAACCTGGTCAATGAAGAAACTGGAGAACTTAAGAGGGCAGAGAATTGGCGTGAACGATTTGAAAACTTGAACAG GTTCAGCCACAACAATTTGAGGATTACTCGCATCCTGAAGTGCCTGGGGGAGATGGGATATGAAGACTATCAAGTGCACTTGGTGAAGTTTTTCCTCACAGAAACTCTTGTGGAGGAGACATTACCAAATGTCAAGAGAAGTGCCTTGGATTACTTCCTGTTCACTGTCAGGAGCAAAGAAAAGAGGAGGGAACTCATCCACTACGCTTGGCAACACTTCAAACCTCAGAGCAGCTTCGTGTGGGGGCCTCGTGACAAACTCCAAAAGTACCGACCCCGctctgccagggcccagctgcaCCAAAGGCCTGAGGATGAGCAGGACACTCAGTGTCAGAAATGTGATCCTGTGGAGAAGGATCAGAGCCAGTGCTCAGAGGTGGAACAGAAAGCTGCAGATGCTGCAGAGTTGCAGCCTGCAATGAGTGATGAACGTGTAAAGGAGAAGATAAGCAAATGTGTTTTGAAGGCAGgagatgatgaagaagagaaagaagctTCATTTGGCCAGCTGGAGGAAGAGGATTTAAAAAATGAAGCTGAAGAAGGGCAGGGTTCTGCAGAGAATGATTGCACAAAGGAGAGCAAGAAGAGAAAACTGAATGCAGGTTTGGCAGGTGCTAAAGGCGACGGATCATTGAAAAACTCTGCTGATATTGAAAACATTTCCCATAATCTGGGAGAGTGTGCAATTGATGCAGAGATCCCCTGCTCAGAGCCAGGCTCCCAGGCTGAGGAGGATCAGGAGGCTCTGAAGGAAGATGATTCAAGCACCAAAGAGCCGGCGGCGCCGGAGGCCGCGGACGCGGCTGTGAAACGCAGGAAGGTTGATAAAAAAACATCCAGAGGCAAACAAGTGAGCTTGGCCATAAACCTGAGCATGGGGccctcagcctctgctgccaAGGCAAATCCAGCTGCTGCTAACGGTGAGGCTGGAAAAGGAGGTGTCAGTGAGGAAAATGCAGCTGTGAGTGAGAAGGAGGGTGGTGGTGatgcagatggtggggctgtgagaGCCCCAGCTGCTTCCAGGCCCCCCAGGACTGGCTGCACTGCTCCAGTCAAGGATGGCTGCAAGTCCAGTGGAGATCAAAACTCAGCAGGGGGTGATCAGCACCACTGCAACAGCAAACTCATGGGGGGGAAAAGTGAGCTAGGTGGGGTTGGACAGCAGGAAAAGGTGGAAAAGGCGGGTGAAAAAGGGCAAGCAGAAGACAAAGAGAAGAAGCAAGCTCCAGAGAGTCATGAGCAGAGCATAACACCCACTTGTCCTGAAGAAAACAGTGCTAAGGTCCCACCAGAAAAAGGTGAGGGCTCTGAGaatggagcagagcctggtggagagcagggagcagcagagtga
- the OGFR gene encoding opioid growth factor receptor isoform X2 — protein sequence MAAWFALRAEEDEAEDEANLWKYDSTWEGEEEDEEDGEEEDGGGGEAEGAAAEEPEDAGEPAGQGRACGRWHGQDQSSNSSLLSWRSFQCSGRRNWTAARDLQRYRNHYPDLKEPENEEDEEMWNLSFYKNEIAFVPHGVHIEILLSSWGDKYETLEENHSYIQWLFPLREHGMNWRARPLTCQEIQAFRKSKEVMDRFLRAYKLMLGFYGINLVNEETGELKRAENWRERFENLNRFSHNNLRITRILKCLGEMGYEDYQVHLVKFFLTETLVEETLPNVKRSALDYFLFTVRSKEKRRELIHYAWQHFKPQSSFVWGPRDKLQKYRPRSARAQLHQRPEDEQDTQCQKCDPVEKDQSQCSEVEQKAADAAELQPAMSDERVKEKISKCVLKAGDDEEEKEASFGQLEEEDLKNEAEEGQGSAENDCTKESKKRKLNAGLAGAKGDGSLKNSADIENISHNLGECAIDAEIPCSEPGSQAEEDQEALKEDDSSTKEPAAPEAADAAVKRRKVDKKTSRGKQVSLAINLSMGPSASAAKANPAAANGEAGKGGVSEENAAVSEKEGGGDADGGAVRAPAASRPPRTGCTAPVKDGCKSSGDQNSAGGDQHHCNSKLMGGKSELGGVGQQEKVEKAGEKGQAEDKEKKQAPESHEQSITPTCPEENSAKVPPEKGEGSENGAEPGGEQGAAE from the exons ATGGCGGCCTGGTTCGCGCTCAGGGCGGAGGAGGACGAGGCGGAAGACGAGGCGAACCTCTGGAAGTACGACTCCACctgggagggggaggaggaggatgaggaggacggcGAGGAGGAGGATGGCGGCGGAGGCGAGGCGGAGGGAGCGGCGGCGGAGGAGCCGGAGGATGCGGGGGAGCCtgcggggcagggccgggcgtGCGGCAGGTGGCACGGCCAG GATCAAAGCTCAAATTCCTCACTGCTGTCTTGGAGGAGTTTTCAG TGCAGCGGGAGGCGCAACTGGACAGCGGCGCGAGACCTGCAGAGATACAGAAACCATTACCCA GATTTGAAAGAACCAGAgaatgaggaggatgaagagatGTGGAACTTAAGCTTTTACAAAAATGAGATTGCTTTTGTGCCCCACG gTGTGCATATTGAAATTCTGCTCTCATCTTGGGGGGACAAGTATGAAACACTGGAAGAAAACCATTCCTACATACAGTG GCTGTTCCCTTTACGTGAGCATGGGATGAACTGGCGTGCCAGGCCACTCACCTGTCAAGAAATCCAG GCCTTTAGGAAGTCCAAGGAAGTCATGGACAGGTTTTTACGTGCTTACAAGCTCATGCTGGGATTTTATGGAATCAACCTGGTCAATGAAGAAACTGGAGAACTTAAGAGGGCAGAGAATTGGCGTGAACGATTTGAAAACTTGAACAG GTTCAGCCACAACAATTTGAGGATTACTCGCATCCTGAAGTGCCTGGGGGAGATGGGATATGAAGACTATCAAGTGCACTTGGTGAAGTTTTTCCTCACAGAAACTCTTGTGGAGGAGACATTACCAAATGTCAAGAGAAGTGCCTTGGATTACTTCCTGTTCACTGTCAGGAGCAAAGAAAAGAGGAGGGAACTCATCCACTACGCTTGGCAACACTTCAAACCTCAGAGCAGCTTCGTGTGGGGGCCTCGTGACAAACTCCAAAAGTACCGACCCCGctctgccagggcccagctgcaCCAAAGGCCTGAGGATGAGCAGGACACTCAGTGTCAGAAATGTGATCCTGTGGAGAAGGATCAGAGCCAGTGCTCAGAGGTGGAACAGAAAGCTGCAGATGCTGCAGAGTTGCAGCCTGCAATGAGTGATGAACGTGTAAAGGAGAAGATAAGCAAATGTGTTTTGAAGGCAGgagatgatgaagaagagaaagaagctTCATTTGGCCAGCTGGAGGAAGAGGATTTAAAAAATGAAGCTGAAGAAGGGCAGGGTTCTGCAGAGAATGATTGCACAAAGGAGAGCAAGAAGAGAAAACTGAATGCAGGTTTGGCAGGTGCTAAAGGCGACGGATCATTGAAAAACTCTGCTGATATTGAAAACATTTCCCATAATCTGGGAGAGTGTGCAATTGATGCAGAGATCCCCTGCTCAGAGCCAGGCTCCCAGGCTGAGGAGGATCAGGAGGCTCTGAAGGAAGATGATTCAAGCACCAAAGAGCCGGCGGCGCCGGAGGCCGCGGACGCGGCTGTGAAACGCAGGAAGGTTGATAAAAAAACATCCAGAGGCAAACAAGTGAGCTTGGCCATAAACCTGAGCATGGGGccctcagcctctgctgccaAGGCAAATCCAGCTGCTGCTAACGGTGAGGCTGGAAAAGGAGGTGTCAGTGAGGAAAATGCAGCTGTGAGTGAGAAGGAGGGTGGTGGTGatgcagatggtggggctgtgagaGCCCCAGCTGCTTCCAGGCCCCCCAGGACTGGCTGCACTGCTCCAGTCAAGGATGGCTGCAAGTCCAGTGGAGATCAAAACTCAGCAGGGGGTGATCAGCACCACTGCAACAGCAAACTCATGGGGGGGAAAAGTGAGCTAGGTGGGGTTGGACAGCAGGAAAAGGTGGAAAAGGCGGGTGAAAAAGGGCAAGCAGAAGACAAAGAGAAGAAGCAAGCTCCAGAGAGTCATGAGCAGAGCATAACACCCACTTGTCCTGAAGAAAACAGTGCTAAGGTCCCACCAGAAAAAGGTGAGGGCTCTGAGaatggagcagagcctggtggagagcagggagcagcagagtga
- the MRGBP gene encoding MRG/MORF4L-binding protein, producing MSEAEGGSAAAVEKPPLPAAGPGAAAAVAAAVAAAAAAAAAGPEPGAPAEEAAVVWSPEVEVCLFHAMLGHKPVGVNRHFHMICIRDKFSQNIGRQISSKVIWDHLSTMYDMQALHESEILPFPNIEKNFALPDEMIQEVREGKVMMEEEVKEEVLKEEMETHAGPEEVFAPSGSLGKTTEKPSSKEKEKTSSDPGSKEGSDKRKRNRVTEKVLNANSNPSSPSAAKRRRT from the exons ATGAGCGAGGCGGAGGGCGGCTCGGCCGCCGCCGTGGAGAAGCCGCCGCTGCccgcggccgggcccggggcggccGCGGCGGTCGCTGCCGCTGTTGCGgccgctgcggcggcggcggcggccgggccggagCCCGGCGCGCCGGCGGAGGAGGCGGCGGTGGTGTGGAGCCCGGAGGTGGAGGTGTGCCTGTTCCACGCCATGCTGGGCCACAAGCCCGTAG GTGTGAATCGCCATTTCCACATGATTTGTATCCGGGATAAATTCAGCCAGAATATCGGACGGCAGATCTCATCCAAAGTGATCtgggaccatctcagcaccatgtATGATATGCAGGCTCTT CATGAATCTGAGATTCTTCCATTCCCTAATATAGAGAAGAATTTTGCTCTTCCTGACGAAATGATTCAAGAAGTGAGAGAAG GAAAAGTAATGATGGAAGAAGAAGTGAAAGAGGAAGTTTTAAAAGAAGAGATGGAAACGCATGCAGGTCCTGAAGAAG TTTTTGCACCCTCTGGAAGTTTaggaaaaacaacagaaaagccaagcagcaaagagaaagagaaaacttCATCAGATCCTGGCTCCAAAGAAGGGTCTGATAAGAGGAAGCGCAACAGAGTCACCGAGAAGGTTCTGAATGCCAACAGCAACCCCTCGAGTCCCAGCGCCGCCAAACGACGCAGGACGTAG